A section of the Methanococcus vannielii SB genome encodes:
- the rqcH gene encoding ribosome rescue protein RqcH, producing MKTEMTNVDISVAVNELQSLIGAKFDKAFLLSGSDGKELVLKVHLPEVGSKEIAIGLGKYKYITITEYEREKPKNPPSFAMLLRKNLNNIKITSIEQHNFDRIVLFNFEWNELKYKLIIELFGEGNAILLDKNDVIILPLKIERWSTRNVVPKEIYKFPPQKDLEPKNLGYSIAKDLFFEEFKKEENVNTEVVRIVSRIFGLSGVYAEEICTISNVNKSIKNPNEQELEDLFFGTKQFFNRVFNEICSKITIKNNEYVNIDPISLKIHEKIPENEIKNYESFLVALDEYFSRFIIKKEIKQAETKINKLVKKQERILNSQLETKEKYEKQSVLNQEKGDLIYANYMDVDEILSTIRSAREKMDWNAIKEVINKNKDHQILGKIISVNEKNAEISLKLSLDYGNGIIEKNVVLDLRKNAFESADDFYQKSKKFKNKVSGVIEALKISEKKLNELKEKEKTDSEVLREKEENIKKKEKKLLKWYEKLKWTLIDGYLIVAGKDATTNEMIIKRYVEKNDIVFHTLMDGAPFTVIKMKDSEKAPEEKTLFEVSKFAASHSRAWKLGVGSADVYWVMPDQISKTAESGEYLKKGAFVIRGKRNFIRSAALDLGVGIFEYDGELKLTTGTENSLKDSSKKWVILKSSKKKKSDLVKEILKEFSEFGIDDEDVLRILPPGESELKIK from the coding sequence ATGAAGACTGAAATGACGAATGTTGATATAAGTGTTGCAGTTAATGAACTCCAAAGCTTAATTGGGGCGAAATTTGATAAAGCATTTTTATTAAGTGGCTCTGACGGGAAAGAATTAGTTTTAAAAGTGCATCTTCCTGAAGTAGGGTCAAAAGAAATAGCGATAGGCCTTGGAAAATATAAATATATTACAATTACAGAATATGAAAGAGAAAAACCAAAAAATCCCCCTTCCTTTGCAATGCTACTTAGAAAAAACTTGAATAATATTAAAATAACGAGTATAGAACAGCACAATTTTGATAGAATTGTACTATTCAATTTTGAATGGAATGAATTAAAGTATAAATTGATTATCGAGTTATTTGGGGAAGGGAATGCAATATTACTTGATAAAAATGATGTGATAATTCTTCCATTAAAAATTGAACGGTGGAGTACAAGAAATGTTGTTCCAAAAGAAATTTATAAATTCCCTCCTCAAAAAGATCTTGAACCAAAGAATTTAGGGTATTCTATTGCAAAAGACCTGTTCTTTGAAGAATTTAAAAAAGAAGAAAACGTAAATACAGAGGTCGTTAGAATTGTTTCTAGAATTTTTGGACTTTCTGGAGTTTATGCAGAAGAAATATGCACCATTTCTAACGTTAACAAAAGTATTAAAAATCCAAACGAACAGGAACTTGAAGACCTGTTTTTTGGAACAAAACAATTTTTTAATAGAGTATTCAATGAAATTTGTTCTAAAATCACTATTAAAAATAATGAATATGTTAATATTGACCCTATTTCCCTTAAAATTCATGAAAAAATACCTGAAAATGAAATTAAAAATTATGAGAGTTTTCTTGTAGCACTTGATGAATATTTTTCAAGATTTATTATAAAAAAAGAGATTAAACAAGCTGAAACTAAGATTAATAAGCTTGTAAAAAAACAGGAACGAATATTAAACAGTCAGCTTGAAACAAAGGAAAAATACGAAAAACAGTCCGTTTTAAATCAAGAAAAGGGCGACTTGATTTATGCCAATTATATGGATGTTGATGAGATACTTTCAACAATAAGATCTGCAAGAGAAAAAATGGACTGGAATGCGATAAAAGAAGTTATCAATAAGAATAAAGATCATCAAATTTTAGGGAAAATTATAAGTGTAAACGAGAAAAATGCAGAAATAAGTTTAAAGTTATCTTTAGACTACGGTAATGGAATTATTGAAAAAAATGTAGTATTGGACTTAAGAAAAAATGCTTTTGAGAGTGCTGACGACTTTTATCAAAAATCAAAGAAGTTTAAAAATAAAGTTAGTGGAGTAATTGAAGCCTTAAAAATTTCTGAAAAGAAGTTGAATGAATTAAAAGAAAAAGAAAAAACAGATTCGGAAGTTCTCCGTGAAAAGGAGGAAAATATAAAGAAAAAAGAGAAAAAATTACTAAAATGGTATGAAAAATTAAAATGGACCCTAATTGATGGATATTTAATTGTTGCAGGAAAGGATGCAACTACCAATGAAATGATTATAAAAAGATACGTTGAAAAAAACGATATAGTATTTCACACGTTAATGGACGGAGCACCATTTACAGTAATTAAAATGAAAGATTCTGAAAAGGCACCTGAAGAAAAAACACTATTTGAGGTTTCTAAGTTTGCAGCATCACACTCAAGAGCATGGAAACTTGGAGTAGGGAGTGCCGACGTTTATTGGGTTATGCCTGACCAGATTTCAAAGACTGCGGAAAGTGGAGAGTACTTAAAAAAGGGTGCATTTGTTATTCGTGGAAAGAGAAATTTCATTAGAAGTGCTGCACTTGATTTAGGTGTCGGGATTTTTGAATATGATGGAGAACTTAAGCTAACTACTGGAACTGAAAATTCTTTAAAAGATTCATCTAAAAAATGGGTAATTTTAAAGTCCAGTAAAAAGAAAAAGAGTGATCTTGTAAAAGAAATTTTAAAAGAATTTAGTGAATTTGGAATTGATGATGAAGATGTACTTAGAATACTTCCACCTGGAGAAAGCGAGCTAAAAATAAAGTAA
- a CDS encoding EMC3/TMCO1 family protein encodes MFESIYSAFYSSMDAIFLPMVQTMEPAIFIFLTALLVSFIINLATKLLVNQGRMAELKKELQEFQVKARKASKDPELMAGLQKEQQRMMEMQMEMMKMSFKPMIYTWVPIIIIFAYLRHVYDFGGIYHTMTPAWNGVIVELPIIISKVLFVGIWHWIGGIFYHGGFGVVSDQALGWLGWYIMCSMGTSMVLRKLMGIK; translated from the coding sequence ATGTTTGAATCTATTTATTCCGCATTTTATTCTTCAATGGATGCGATTTTTTTACCGATGGTACAAACAATGGAACCTGCAATCTTTATATTTCTTACCGCTCTTTTAGTGTCGTTTATTATAAATTTAGCGACTAAATTACTAGTTAATCAAGGAAGAATGGCAGAATTAAAAAAAGAACTTCAAGAATTTCAGGTTAAAGCTAGAAAAGCATCAAAAGACCCAGAATTAATGGCTGGACTACAAAAAGAACAGCAAAGAATGATGGAAATGCAAATGGAAATGATGAAAATGAGTTTTAAACCTATGATATACACATGGGTTCCGATAATTATAATATTTGCATATCTTAGGCACGTTTATGACTTTGGAGGAATTTATCATACAATGACTCCCGCATGGAACGGAGTTATTGTTGAACTACCCATAATTATCTCAAAAGTACTATTTGTTGGAATATGGCACTGGATTGGCGGAATATTTTACCACGGCGGATTTGGAGTTGTTTCAGATCAAGCACTCGGCTGGCTTGGATGGTACATAATGTGTTCAATGGGTACATCAATGGTTCTTAGAAAGTTAATGGGCATAAAATAA